One Malania oleifera isolate guangnan ecotype guangnan chromosome 9, ASM2987363v1, whole genome shotgun sequence DNA segment encodes these proteins:
- the LOC131164861 gene encoding glyoxylate/hydroxypyruvate reductase HPR3-like, whose product MASQPHRPRELPLVLVLRPPPVFTVFEAQFSQKFQFLKAWESPLPVATFLTTHTQSVRAALCSGGSPITAEILRWLPSLRLIVTTSAGLNHIDLPECRRRGIAVANAGTVFSAEVADTAVGLLLDVLRKVSAADRYVRAGLWKISGDYPLGSKIGGKRVGIVGLGSIGLEVAKRLQAFGCIILYNSRKKKPPVSYPYYSSVCELAADSDVLVICCALTSQTRHMIDKEVLLALGKNGVIINIGRGAVIDEKELVQCLMQGDIAGAGLDVFENEPSVPKELFALDNVVLLPHTAVFTKETFLDLYELMVANLEAFFSNKPLLSPVIDE is encoded by the exons ATGGCTTCTCAACCTCATCGCCCCCGAGAACTACCCCTGGTTCTTGTTCTCCGCCCGCCTCCAGTCTTCACTGTCTTCGAGGCTCAGTTTTCTCAAAAGTTCCAGTTCCTGAAAGCGTGGGAGTCGCCGCTCCCCGTAGCCACATTTCTCACCACACACACGCAGTCCGTACGCGCCGCACTCTGCTCCGGTGGCTCCCCAATCACCGCGGAAATCCTCCGATGGCTGCCGTCTCTCCGCCTCATCGTCACCACCAGCGCCGGCCTCAACCACATCGACTTGCCGGAGTGCCGCCGCCGTGGAATTGCAGTCGCTAATGCCGGGACTGTGTTTTCCGCTGAAGTAGCGGATACGGCGGTCGGGCTTCTGCTTGATGTGCTCCGAAAGGTATCGGCCGCGGACCGGTATGTTCGCGCTGGGCTTTGGAAGATCTCAGGGGATTATCCTCTTGGTTCTAAG ATCGGAGGCAAGCGAGTTGGCATTGTTGGATTGGGAAGCATTGGCTTAGAAGTTGCAAAAAGGCTTCAGGCCTTTGGCTGCATCATTTTGTACAACTCAAGGAAGAAGAAGCCGCCTGTGTCATACCCTTACTATTCTAGTGTCTGTGAACTTGCAGCTGATAGCGATGTCCTTGTCATTTGTTGTGCATTAACTAGTCAAACCCGCCATATGATAGATAAGGAAGTCTTGTTGGCACTGGGGAAGAACGGAGTCATTATTAACATCGGACGAGGTGCAGTTATTGATGAAAAGGAACTGGTACAGTGTTTGATGCAAGGAGATATTGCTGGTGCTGGATTGGATGTGTTTGAGAATGAGCCCAGTGTTCCTAAAGAGCTCTTTGCATTGGATAATGTTGTGTTGTTACCACATACAGCTGTCTTTACGAAGGAAACCTTCTTGGATTTGTACGAGCTCATGGTGGCGAATTTGGAAGCTTTCTTCTCAAATAAGCCCTTGCTTTCTCCAGTGATTGATGAATGA